The Mangifera indica cultivar Alphonso chromosome 19, CATAS_Mindica_2.1, whole genome shotgun sequence nucleotide sequence GTTTGCTGAGATGATTCGCATTAACTTTTGCTGCATATGACTCCTGGAAAAGGAAGGGTTAACTTCGCATTAGTTGTTCACCACATCTACTCTTTAGATTGATTTTGTGTGTATACATCTGTTTCTGTTGCTTACTATGTGTGTTGGTTGATTCTTGAAGCAGGTTGGCCAATTGGCAGCCATTTTGGTGGACTCTATGGCTTTGGCATTTAGTCATCTTGCATGGTGGTTACAGAGTGGAAAGCATCAGGAGCCTACAATCTCAAACGGTTCTTCTTTAAATTCTTCTACCGATTTGGGCTTCTGGGAGTCAGATAACCTGATTTTTCCCTTAGTTAGGAGGGCTAACATGGCCTCTTCATCTAGGAGGGTCAAAAGAAAATGGCAGAGCCGGGAAGAGAGGAAAATTGACCGGGAATATGATGTTGTTATTGTGCCGTCTGATGGTGGATGTGTTTCAGGGTCTGAGTCAGATGATTCAGATTACTCAATTGGATGGTTGGAGCCTCATGGACCCGGATTTCAGAGTGATGAGGATCTGGACAATAGTTTTGCTGTTCTGGTTCCATGCTATGGGAAGGTTCGGGATAATGTGGTGGAGGATACGAAGGAAAACATTTTTGGTGCGATTTTCAACATCCATGATAGCTACTCTGCTGGTAAATTTTTTCTGCACCATTTATATTGTTTCTAGCTCTTTATATTGGTTGAATATGAATAGGGTATTCTCACCTTTAAAGGCTTGGTAAGATTAGCTTTTGATAACTGATTGTTAGAGCATCAGTTTTTTGTCCCTTATTTGATTTGCTATGTAGAAATCATGCTTTGAATTCTGGACTTCTCTTGGACTGTTCATCATATGGCCAGTAAGCATGTTGCTAATTGTTTGTGAAAATGTTAATTACTGAGACATTTGAAGTTAGTTCCAGCTAGTACAgttatttgaattgttattttcTCTAATATACATTGTAGTAACTTAGCTTTAATTATCACATAATGATAATGACAGTGCCTTCATTTTGTCTTCTATGATTTGCTTGGTGTGGACACGGTGACATGTAGTTATAAAAAGGTAGAATTTGAATTACCAGCATGACCAATTCGTGGACATTATGTTTTAATGCTGATTTTGTGAATCACATTAACATTCAAAACCATAGATTCCAGAAAATACCAAAGTTCTTTGAGTTGTTTAAGTAATCTACAAGCTGACATTTTTTAGGAACATTGGAAAGAACATGTTTCATGCGTTAAAATCTTAGGATTGTCATATCTATTTTCCTTTCTCCTATTGGCTTCATAAGTTGTGTGATGTACGGTTCATTTACACAGACAAACTTGTAGTATCTGGTGGTTTATAGAATTTTCACGCTATTTTCTTTGTATCCTCAATGTAGCCTCGTGTAGAATGTTAATGTTACATTATATTGAAGCACTATATTCCATAGAACCCTCTCCTTTTCCATAAAAAATGTAGATATTACTGAATCTGTTCTTAATTACTCATACTTGGGATATTTTTAAGGCCCTATAATCTGGTTTCTCTCAGAAAACCTTGAACATGTTCTGTCTCTGAGCAATGTGCTGCAGTGTGAATTTGGAAAGGACTACAACTTTTTATTTcttgggttttttttcttttagcttCTTACTGTTATATCTCCTCCTGCTTATGGTTTTATGTACAAGTGTATCTggggaaaaaaacaaatacaatatatatttgattggtTGTCCAAAGCAAAATATAACCAGTTTTCTTGATTTAACCTTAAAATGATCTATGGATGCTAAGTTCTCTGCATCTCTCCAATGTGTAGACAGCAACGGCATATGGAACAATGGCTATCTTCCCTCCAGAACACCAGAACAGCTGACATTGCAGAGTACTGATGCTAGCATATAAATCTGTATCATCCTGGTTCTGAGGCTGCTGCTTTATCTTCTGGAAGAACATATTCTATTGTTTAATAAGTATACTGTGAATAGAAATGGTGATGACTGAAGGACTAATGATGGTTTCAGTGGCTGAAGTAACTTCCTTTTTTGCTTCTTCTGTCAAATATTTCACGAGAATTGgtagaaactaaaaaaaaaaaaaacttagaaaaaagagaatgtgtgtgatttttattctttgatGTAAATATAGTTGTCAATATGGAAGTTGTTTAATGCTCTGTCCTATTactgtaaataattttttcttgtaaATATAGTATAATGTAAAAATGAGAAATTTATGGTACAGTCTTCTTCTATATCTTTCAAGATTTGTCATTTCTTGTTGATATGCTTACAGAGATATCTAGTGCCACCTAAACTTGCACATATTAGACATAACCATAACGTTTGCACAATGCTTTTTAAACcattttaccaataataattttttctatttgattgaaatgcttttaaattgatgatttttattttctttttttctctgacAGTGACAACTGTAACTGTAATTCTTTATTAACATATGAATTTTTCTTACtgtcaaaataattaaacaaattaaattcatttgggTTTgaatccattttaaatataaattcgagaaaagaaatataattgactaacttgaataaatattaaaatcaaataaaaacaaaaataactgTAGAATTGAGTGACATTTCGTGAGTTGGAGAGTTTAGTGattaaactaagaaaaaatagaattagcgtgaaatatattaaaagtttttaaataaaaaaaaaaaaattgaagttggCGTTTGTAACAACTATTTGACCATTGGAGAGTAGTCGTTATAAAACTTAATATGATATTGTTTATGCAATTCCTATTTTTAGTTAATTCATAGATATTTCTCATGTTACTCATAAGTTCTTGTGTTTCGTAACCTTCCTTATGTCAAGAGAACACTAATTTAAGACACTACTATAGGTCTTCCTCACTTAGTTTAACAACATATTCTAATGCTGAATGGGTTGAAAATCATGAACACTCCATTATAGGTAATTGCTCATCTTGTTACATTAACATCTTTTGAGTTTAAGAGGAGGATAGCACAATATCCCATTATATCTCACTCTTATAACAAATATCTCATTAGGATCTCcttaattatttactttcaaattgCATTGATGGTATCTTTAAtggttttgattaattatatatttcctTAATTCTACTAAAAATAGACATGGTTGTAAAAACTTTTGATTAAGAAATGCAAAATTATCATTCTCTCCAATTATTTTCCCTATAATTTTGTAATACATTATTTTGATGTGGAATGTCTCTAGCGTTTCCTTTTGACTTGTGTTTCAGCTTTCGATACGTTTtgttcaagtaattttttttgcCTCAAAGATTGTATGAGATTCAAACAAAATCTAGTCCTTATAAACTTCACAAAAAGATCCAAACAAATCTAATCCCTCTTGTTCTAAGGAAAATACCTAAGTTCTAGCCTATATTACGTTTGTAAAATTCTGATTTACTTGATATAATGGTTATGAGATCATGTCTCAGGATTAGTACATCCAACCAATATAAACAGATTCTctggttataaaaaaaaaatttagtgcCTCTGAACATCGTAaaagattcaaacaaaatttttgtccCAATAAAAATGTTTCACAGAACAAGAGAAATATTTAGATATAGAATGTCATTCCTATCATCATTCAAGATTAAGGAAGAAAACAACTATTTACAACTAAATGAAGTTGGTTTGTAAATCCCAACCCTACATCTTggaaaatatataacataaattatataattagcttaaattatgtaattagcTATGTAAGGCTGGTTGGTAGTTTACAGCATGATGGATAGCATAATATAGAAAAGAGTGACAGATTTTCGGTCTACTTTATGGGATACCAATCAGGAAACAACTGACATGCGCACATAAACAGCCAAAGTTTCCAATATATTTGGATCTTTCAGCTAACTACGCTCTCCTCCACAGTTGAGAAACAGTCTAAGACACCTGTGTTTTTGCCTTGAGGAAATCTTTTTgcccatcatcatcattatcatcctcGCCATTGCCATCCTTCTTTTATGGCCTTGCCTGgcctttcttttgtttttcctttagAGTTTTAATGAATTATGTTGCAGAGAGCAGCAAACAATGCATATCCATGGTGGTGGGCCAGCCATATCAGGACGAAGCAGTCAAAATGGCTGGAACAGAGCCTCCAGGGTAACCCTTTTCATTTCTTGTCGACTCACAGAAAActcattttgtattttgattgcTTAACCTCTGAATGATTCCCTTTAAGTAGGAACAATAGCTTTTCCGTTTGAAGAAAAGCCTCAGGCTCtgatactatattataaatgaaagaaaGTGAACTGGATAATCATTTTAAACTAGAACAGATGTTTACATATATCCATCAGAGTGTGATATagaaggaaaataaatattttatgctAAACTAGTCTTATGTACAGGAGAAAATTCAACCCCATGATTTGTGCAGGAATCAGTCTATGATAACGGGGAATAGTGTCTAATACAAACATAACTTATGTTTATTTGCTTGATGTTAAAGAAAACTGAATCCCTGACTGAGCATTTTGAGATGGGAATAATTATAATGTTGACATATATTGACATGATTTTGTGAAAACACAGATATGGAGGAGAAGGTGGATGAGATGCTCAAAATCATCGAAAATGATGGGGACTCATTTGTCCAAAGAGTAAATATGTACTACCGCAAGAGGCCAATTCTTATAAATAATGTGGAATACTCATACAGGTCATACAGAGCATTAGCAGAAAGATATGATCATCTTTCAAAAGAGTTGCAAAGTGCCAATCGTACGATTGCTACTGTGTGTCCGGAACAAGTTCAGTTCGAGatggatgatgaagatgaagattatAGAAATGAAACATCTACTTTTGACAATGAGATGCCACCCAAAGCTCTCATCCCAAAAGTTCCTGCAAATTTAAATGAAGATTTCTGGGAGAGTCCTTCAATGGAACTGCCAAAGAAGGGGCTAAAGAAAACTGGTAGTTCTGCTAAACCTCCTAAACCACCACAGAAATCAGGCCTCACCAAAAGCGAAGCATTAGAGGAAACCGGCAAGCTTCAGAAAAGAATCTTGGCATCGCAAACTGAGGAGGAGTTTGTGAAGAGTTCATCTGAATATGCGTATGAGAAGTATTGGGATATTGAGAATCAGATAGCTGAAATGCAGGCCAATGTGAGCCGCTTGCAGGATGAATTTGGTATTCATAATGTTATAGATGACAATGAAGCTAGAACTTTGACCACGGCTCTCAAGTCATGCCAAGAGACCTTGGCTAAGTTGCAAGGGAAACAAGAGCAGTCAGCTGGAATGGCAAAAGTAGAGTTCCAAAGGATCTTGGAGTATCATGAGAAATTTGCAGACCTCAGAAATGAATTTCTCCCTAAACAAACAAATGAGCATGAACCCTTTACCTTTAAGAAGCATTTGTCTACAATTGCAGAATCAGATTCAGAATTGAAAGAATTGGATCCAGAGATCAGTAGGACACAAAGTAGAGGAAACGTGAAATTGTTTCAGGAAAATTTTAAGAAACAGTTTGCAGTTGATTCAGACTCGTCCTCCTCAGTGACCCAAATGGTTGAGAAGATTGATGGACTTATagatgaagttgttaatttgGAGCATCAGGTTTCTTCTCAGATGGCTTTGGTGATGAGCTTAAGATCAGAAAACGATCAGATTCAGGCACTCATTCATAGCCTGGAAGGGGACAAGGAAACTATGATTGCAGGTTCGGACAACATGAACAAAAGGCTAATGGCGGTGGAAGAAGAGTTGGCTAGAATAAGAAGTCTCAATGAAAGCGTTGAAGATCAAAACAACAACCTCCAAACACATTTTACTGAAGCAAGTTGTAGCATTGATTACTTGTCCAAGAAGTTACAAAGTATGGATTTAGAAGAGAATGTCGAGGATGAAGGATTATTCCCACAAGTGAAAGCAGCTTCAGACGCAAAAGCAGAAAATCAggtcaaaaaagaagaaaagctgGTTGCTGAGTCTGGTGATAGTGCAGTGGGCATAAAAGAACCAAAACCTGAGAAGGATAATAATTCTTCGTTTCTCAGCATATCTGCCAAACCTGAAGAACAAAACATTGTCGATTCCCGCCCAAATGTTAAACTTGATGTTAATTCTGAAAACTGCCAGGAATTGAGATTGACGAATGAGGAGAAAGATCAGAAGACGGAGATGTCCAATAGAACAAGCTGCAATCTTAACGCCGACCTAGAGGAACCCGGAATTGAAGAGGGAGAACCTAATTGGAGGATGCTCTCACCTGGGTTAGAGGAAAGAGACAAAAGTCAGTCCGATAGAACAAGCTGCAATCTTTACGCCGACCTAGAGGAACCCGGCATTGAAGAGGGAGAACCTAATTGGAGGATGCTCTCACCTGGGTTAGAGGAAGCAGAAAAAAGTATGATAGGGGCGTACACTTCAGTTCTTCAGAAATATAAAGATGTAAAGAGAAAGCTGAGTGAAGTAGAGAAGAATAACCGGGATGGATTAATAGAATTAGCTTTGCAGATAAGGGAATTAGAAATTGCTGTTGCCTACAGAGATGATGAGATTCAGTCTTTACGAAATAAAATCAGCTCACGGTCACCGCAAACCAGCATGACAGAGTCTCATCAGGGAGGATCGGCATCCCGTGAAAGCATAATGCAATCAGGTATCTCCCCGGAATCTTTTTTTTCATCACAAGCTTCACCGCAGCCTGTTCCATTCAGTGAACATAGTTATGATTTCGAAGAGAAAACCCAACTGAACAAGTCTCCTCTAAAAGAAGAaaccaatttgaatttaaaatatgcCAAAACTCCCATTTCTCTTACAACTACAGAAGAAAAAATCCGCTCAGACATCAATAAACTTCTGGAGGATAACCTGGAGTTCTGGTTGAGGTTCAGCACTTCTTACCAGCAGATAAAAAAGTATCAATCTACAGTATACGACTTAAAAGCAGAGTTAACCAAACTGAAGAGTAAAGGgaagaaagaaggaaataaaaagCATCCCTATCTTCCGTCTGATCCCCAACTGATCTATGAACACTTGAAAGAAGTACAAACCGAATTAAAATTGTGGTTGGAAAACAATGAAGTTCTGAAAGATGAATTAAATGGAAGATATTCAAGTTTATGCAGTATCCAAGAAGAGATAGAAAGAGTATCAAATACAGGTGGGCAGGCTGAAGAGAATGGACAAAGTAGTTATCGAGCAGCCAAGTTTCAAGGTGAGGTTCTGAACATGAAACAGGAGAACACCAAAATTTCGGAGCAACTGCTTGCAGGACATGAACGTGTTGAGAAGCTGAAGATGGAGGTGGAAACAACACTAGCAGAAGTTGATGATGAATTTAGAAGACAAGGACCCATAATGAGTCGTGCAAGAATTCCCTTAAAATCTTTCTTGTTTGGAGTGAAGTTAAAGAAACATAAGCAAAAGTCATCGCTGTTCTCATTCATGAATCCCACATTGCAGAAACCGCATAGACACAGTAGTCCAGCTGTGGCTGGACGTCACcgataatatttaatagaatgGTGTGCAGATATATACTAGGATTTTGACTTTGATCTATAAATGAAACAAACGTTGTGTGTGGTTATGTTATTTAAGTGTATCCTGTAAATTTGTTTGCTGTAAAATACTAACTTAATGTACTTGCATAATAGAACTAGACATTTGCTAGGAAAGACAGAATAGTTATTGTGCATCTGAATTGTGTATATGCTAAAGCAGTACCTGAAGATCTGACCTTATTCTGAAAATATTTCTGATGAGAGGCTCAAATCAATCTATCTTGTTCATAAGGCGCTAATACTTGTTAAACTGAAAAATCCAACGTCACCAACGTGAAAGAATGAGAAGCTGCTGCACCAAGTATACGGATTAGTTCAATtcctttttatctttcttttcatCCTTGCATTTCATCACTGGCTGTTATTTCGCAACAAACCTCCAGATTTCCATTACATTCATCAGTTGCCTGTTTCTTGTCAGGGTTCTGAAGCTCGAAATTCTCTTCAACTGCacatagattttcattttccttgACGGCTGAATCCATCATATTATCAACATTTTCAGTTTGATTCCCCTTCGGCCTGGTTGTTGCTACCATCTACATGGTCATTCTCACCCATGCCCATATTCTCATAGAAAAATAAGGATCCTCGACAATGGACGGTTGAAtccatcatattattttattgttgctTTTCTGCCACCACAAACAACTACCATCCAGTACACATTCATACATGACAAAAGAAAATCCATGGTGAAGggccaagaaaaagaaaagcaaacacCTTGGTCTCTTCAGTTTAATACAAGGAAGAAATAATCCCTGTACATAACCATCGTATGTATAACATACAATTTGTTTCCAATCTGATAGAGCATGGTCAGTGGCTGTTCATTCTATTCACACAATTCATGATACACGGTCCAATCAGACATTGCAAATTATTAAACTGGAAAGCATCATCAGCATAATCTTCTCTATGGAAGATTCTCAATTCATATAATTCTGCAAAACTTGACGCTTTTAATGAGAACAATGCTGCTACTCAACTCAACCCATAATAGGGCTGGTTAACATAATATACTAGAACCACTCAAAATATCCCTGTGGAGAGAgctaaacaaagaaaatgtctGTCAGAGTCTACTTTCTCATGAAATCTCCTAGTCTCACCTCTCTATATAGTAATTTCATAGAACAATTGGCACCAATACCAAGTGCAACAACAGACAATAGAATCCTAGTTGGCCCCCTCACTAAGTGCACAAATTCACGATGTGTTTCATGTATCTCTCCTTAAACCTGCACATGCTAAGGATTTGGTCTCTCCTTTACTACCTCAACAGTTTCAGCTCACCAATTCAATCCACAAACCATCCTTGAACGAAAACTGGTTAACCAAGGAAATATCCCTGCCGTTAAATTACTCATTCATTAGCAAGGAGAACCTGTTGAAACAGCCACACGGGAGTTTTCAGATGATATTCAACGCAGATTTCCGGCGTTCtcccttgaggacaaggaaGTTGGAAAGGGGGAATTTGATGCAGACTGAAGTGCTTTAAAATACGTAGGAAAAGTTTGAAGATGAACAAGGAAACGCAACGTTCCACTTAAAGTTCTGTAGCACTGCGGTGTCCTGCTAATTGTGTTTTAGTTGTGAATGTCACTTGAATAAACGATGTCGTTTTTGAAAGAATCATTTTGATAATTCGATCGAACGTTATTCGATGAAGGTAGTTAAAGAAGTACGGGAGAAATGAAAAGGCACATTTTGCACAATGCCAAAATATCTGTAGCATCTTTCCATCTGTAATTCAGATTGCAGTCATCTCTCTCatctataaaattttctttctcgACAGTTCTCAAATTGAAATGTAACAAAGGGTTTGGGAGAGAGAATAAGGATGAAAAACCTACGGGTTTGGAGCTTTGAAAGAGAGAATAAGGATGAAAAAACCAGTTTGCAAGAGAGAAAAAGTAATCGAATTACCACAAATAATGTTGTTGAATTTGAAGTCACCAGATTCTGTTTGGTTTGGGGGAATCTAATAAAAAACCTTAAGGAATACAAACTTAACTGGTTTAGTATGTGAAATCTAATGTAGAGGGTTTGGGTTTGAGAGTCGAACCCTTCACTTATCTGGtataatgattgtgagattaatCACTGTATTTAGGGTTTTACTTGCTCAATGtggtaaaaaaaaatctaattaagtGTTTAAACCTCTTCAAATACAAAGTAAAGTACAGGTTTTATTCAACACCATTTTCCATCCATCCAAACATGTTTTCTGACAGGTACTCAGGTAAAACCTCTGA carries:
- the LOC123202719 gene encoding uncharacterized protein LOC123202719 isoform X1, yielding MTPGKGRVGQLAAILVDSMALAFSHLAWWLQSGKHQEPTISNGSSLNSSTDLGFWESDNLIFPLVRRANMASSSRRVKRKWQSREERKIDREYDVVIVPSDGGCVSGSESDDSDYSIGWLEPHGPGFQSDEDLDNSFAVLVPCYGKVRDNVVEDTKENIFGAIFNIHDSYSADSNGIWNNGYLPSRTPEQLTLQSTDASI
- the LOC123202719 gene encoding uncharacterized protein LOC123202719 isoform X2, encoding MTPGKGRVGQLAAILVDSMALAFSHLAWWLQSGKHQEPTISNGSSLNSSTDLGFWESDNLIFPLVRRANMASSSRRVKRKWQSREERKIDREYDVVIVPSDGGCVSGSESDDSDYSIGWLEPHGPGFQSDEDLDNSFAVLVPCYGKVRDNVVEDTKENIFGAIFNIHDSYSAATAYGTMAIFPPEHQNS
- the LOC123202719 gene encoding uncharacterized protein LOC123202719 isoform X3; its protein translation is MALAFSHLAWWLQSGKHQEPTISNGSSLNSSTDLGFWESDNLIFPLVRRANMASSSRRVKRKWQSREERKIDREYDVVIVPSDGGCVSGSESDDSDYSIGWLEPHGPGFQSDEDLDNSFAVLVPCYGKVRDNVVEDTKENIFGAIFNIHDSYSADSNGIWNNGYLPSRTPEQLTLQSTDASI
- the LOC123202909 gene encoding protein NETWORKED 2A-like, producing the protein MLQRAANNAYPWWWASHIRTKQSKWLEQSLQDMEEKVDEMLKIIENDGDSFVQRVNMYYRKRPILINNVEYSYRSYRALAERYDHLSKELQSANRTIATVCPEQVQFEMDDEDEDYRNETSTFDNEMPPKALIPKVPANLNEDFWESPSMELPKKGLKKTGSSAKPPKPPQKSGLTKSEALEETGKLQKRILASQTEEEFVKSSSEYAYEKYWDIENQIAEMQANVSRLQDEFGIHNVIDDNEARTLTTALKSCQETLAKLQGKQEQSAGMAKVEFQRILEYHEKFADLRNEFLPKQTNEHEPFTFKKHLSTIAESDSELKELDPEISRTQSRGNVKLFQENFKKQFAVDSDSSSSVTQMVEKIDGLIDEVVNLEHQVSSQMALVMSLRSENDQIQALIHSLEGDKETMIAGSDNMNKRLMAVEEELARIRSLNESVEDQNNNLQTHFTEASCSIDYLSKKLQSMDLEENVEDEGLFPQVKAASDAKAENQVKKEEKLVAESGDSAVGIKEPKPEKDNNSSFLSISAKPEEQNIVDSRPNVKLDVNSENCQELRLTNEEKDQKTEMSNRTSCNLNADLEEPGIEEGEPNWRMLSPGLEERDKSQSDRTSCNLYADLEEPGIEEGEPNWRMLSPGLEEAEKSMIGAYTSVLQKYKDVKRKLSEVEKNNRDGLIELALQIRELEIAVAYRDDEIQSLRNKISSRSPQTSMTESHQGGSASRESIMQSGISPESFFSSQASPQPVPFSEHSYDFEEKTQLNKSPLKEETNLNLKYAKTPISLTTTEEKIRSDINKLLEDNLEFWLRFSTSYQQIKKYQSTVYDLKAELTKLKSKGKKEGNKKHPYLPSDPQLIYEHLKEVQTELKLWLENNEVLKDELNGRYSSLCSIQEEIERVSNTGGQAEENGQSSYRAAKFQGEVLNMKQENTKISEQLLAGHERVEKLKMEVETTLAEVDDEFRRQGPIMSRARIPLKSFLFGVKLKKHKQKSSLFSFMNPTLQKPHRHSSPAVAGRHR